A part of Homoserinibacter sp. YIM 151385 genomic DNA contains:
- a CDS encoding isoprenylcysteine carboxyl methyltransferase family protein, whose amino-acid sequence MSVALFAVFVLLTGVERLNELRVSRRNAAEAFASGGVESGRGHFPAMVALHTALLLGAVAEVVLLDRPFLPWLGWPMLAIAVLCQAGRLWIIASLGRQWNTRVIVVPGAERVRRGPYRWAWLPHPNYLVVVIEGVALPLVHSAWITALVFTVLNLVLLLGFRIPAEDRALRALRDAGGAGPDAGAAGST is encoded by the coding sequence ATGAGCGTCGCGCTGTTCGCCGTCTTCGTGCTGCTGACGGGCGTGGAGCGGCTCAACGAGCTGCGGGTGTCGCGCCGCAACGCGGCCGAGGCCTTCGCGAGCGGCGGCGTCGAGTCGGGGCGCGGGCACTTCCCGGCGATGGTCGCGCTGCACACGGCGCTCCTGCTCGGCGCGGTCGCGGAGGTCGTGCTGCTCGACCGCCCCTTCCTGCCGTGGCTGGGCTGGCCGATGCTCGCGATCGCGGTGCTCTGCCAGGCCGGCCGGCTGTGGATCATCGCGTCGCTCGGGCGGCAGTGGAACACGCGCGTCATCGTCGTGCCGGGTGCGGAGCGGGTGCGCCGCGGGCCGTACCGCTGGGCCTGGCTGCCGCATCCCAACTACCTCGTGGTGGTGATCGAGGGCGTCGCGCTGCCGCTCGTGCACTCGGCGTGGATCACGGCCCTCGTCTTCACGGTGCTGAACCTGGTGCTGCTGCTCGGCTTCCGGATCCCGGCGGAGGACCGTGCGCTCCGTGCGCTGCGGGATGCGGGCGGGGCCGGCCCCGATGCGGGCGCCGCGGGCTCGACATGA
- a CDS encoding type III polyketide synthase, which produces MSRIVSVAPVLPEHENPQAAVTAELSRMMADAEPGHHAALLERFHGAAGVATRRSILPLEAYRGIRDFDESNAIWMREGTALAARAVQAALAAVGLAAADVDHLWFTTVTGAGAPTIDAHIAPLLGLRRDVTRVPSFGLGCAAGAAGIARVHDHLLGHPRDVAVVLSVELCSLTLQRGDVSVANAIASGLFGDGAAAVVMVGDERAAELGLPGAEVRGARSALYPDSASMLGFDLGGSGFRIVLTAEIGDAIRANFAGDVDAVLADAGLGRDDVDLWIAHPGGPRVLDAFEDSLGLDHDDLEPSRRSLEAVGNLSSASVLHILAGLLEQPAGTRGMLFALGPGVTGEVVLLEWAA; this is translated from the coding sequence ATGTCGCGCATCGTGTCCGTCGCGCCCGTCCTGCCGGAGCACGAGAACCCGCAGGCGGCGGTCACGGCCGAGCTGTCCCGCATGATGGCCGACGCCGAGCCCGGCCACCACGCCGCCCTCCTCGAGCGCTTCCACGGCGCGGCGGGCGTCGCCACCCGGCGCAGCATCCTGCCCCTCGAGGCGTACCGCGGCATCCGCGACTTCGACGAGAGCAATGCGATCTGGATGCGGGAGGGCACGGCGCTCGCGGCCCGCGCGGTGCAGGCGGCGCTCGCCGCGGTCGGCCTCGCCGCGGCCGACGTCGACCACCTCTGGTTCACCACCGTGACGGGCGCGGGCGCCCCCACGATCGACGCGCACATCGCGCCGCTCCTCGGGCTGCGGCGCGACGTCACCCGCGTGCCCTCCTTCGGCCTGGGATGCGCTGCCGGGGCGGCGGGGATCGCGCGCGTCCACGACCACCTGCTCGGGCATCCCCGCGACGTCGCCGTCGTGCTCTCGGTCGAGCTCTGCTCGCTGACCCTCCAGCGCGGCGACGTGTCGGTCGCAAACGCGATCGCGAGCGGCCTCTTCGGCGACGGCGCGGCCGCGGTCGTCATGGTGGGCGACGAGCGCGCGGCCGAGCTCGGGCTCCCCGGGGCCGAGGTGCGCGGCGCGCGCAGCGCCCTCTACCCGGACTCCGCGAGCATGCTCGGCTTCGATCTCGGCGGCTCCGGGTTCCGGATCGTCCTCACGGCGGAGATCGGCGACGCCATCCGCGCGAACTTCGCGGGCGACGTGGACGCGGTCCTCGCCGACGCGGGACTCGGCCGCGACGACGTGGACCTGTGGATCGCGCACCCGGGCGGCCCCCGGGTGCTCGACGCCTTCGAGGACTCCCTCGGCCTCGACCACGACGATCTGGAGCCGAGCCGCCGCTCGCTCGAGGCGGTCGGCAACCTCTCCTCGGCATCCGTGCTCCACATCCTCGCCGGGCTCCTCGAGCAGCCCGCCGGCACGCGCGGGATGCTGTTCGCGCTCGGCCCGGGGGTCACCGGCGAGGTCGTGCTCCTGGAGTGGGCGGCATGA